In Syntrophorhabdales bacterium, the following proteins share a genomic window:
- a CDS encoding alpha/beta hydrolase encodes MMNMVKRTVCAFFLVLLVLSSTGAADETKTGIVLLHGKDGIPSLLSGLADALKKNGFIVTVPEMPYSRYRGFDKAYEDTVSEIDRAIAEIRSKGAKRIFIAGHSLGANVALYYGTKVQVDGIVAVAPGHAPEAKRYASSVGGSVETARKMVSEGNGDKIGIFDDYNQGKRETRKVTAKIYLSYTDPQGPAVMPTNAAALKPGTALLWVVGTQDPMYQSGPSYAFEKAPPNQNNKYVVVDSNHMNTPNVAAEEIVAWLKAFKGSTE; translated from the coding sequence ATGATGAACATGGTCAAAAGGACAGTTTGCGCGTTCTTTCTTGTTCTGTTGGTGCTTTCCTCAACCGGTGCTGCAGACGAGACAAAGACGGGTATCGTTCTCCTGCACGGAAAGGACGGTATCCCGAGCCTGCTTTCGGGACTGGCAGATGCTCTTAAGAAAAACGGTTTCATTGTCACGGTGCCGGAGATGCCCTACTCCAGGTACCGCGGCTTCGATAAAGCATACGAGGACACGGTTTCCGAAATCGACAGAGCCATCGCAGAAATCAGGAGCAAAGGGGCCAAGCGTATCTTTATCGCAGGACATAGTCTGGGCGCTAACGTGGCGCTCTACTATGGCACAAAAGTGCAAGTCGATGGGATAGTGGCAGTCGCACCCGGCCACGCGCCGGAAGCGAAGAGATACGCATCAAGTGTGGGTGGGAGCGTGGAAACCGCGCGTAAGATGGTGAGCGAAGGCAATGGTGATAAGATCGGGATCTTTGATGATTACAACCAGGGGAAGAGGGAGACCAGAAAAGTCACTGCAAAAATTTATCTCAGCTACACTGACCCGCAGGGGCCCGCCGTAATGCCTACCAATGCGGCAGCCCTTAAGCCGGGGACCGCCCTTCTGTGGGTGGTCGGCACGCAGGACCCTATGTACCAGTCGGGCCCATCGTATGCCTTTGAAAAAGCGCCCCCCAACCAGAACAACAAATACGTCGTTGTCGACAGCAACCATATGAATACCCCTAATGTCGCAGCAGAGGAAATCGTCGCATGGCTTAAAGCCTTTAAAGGTTCAACCGAATAA
- a CDS encoding response regulator, whose product MDDDEMVAEMVRHMLRRIGCLSVVCTHPVKALNLFSRAPERFDAVIVDQMMPDLLGTQLAAQMLRVKDDIAVILMTGQGHLITLEEVRASGVRATLIKPVLRDRLQVTLNQVLR is encoded by the coding sequence GTGGATGACGACGAGATGGTCGCCGAAATGGTCAGGCACATGCTGCGCCGTATCGGCTGTCTTTCGGTTGTTTGTACTCACCCTGTGAAGGCACTCAATCTTTTTTCCCGGGCTCCGGAAAGATTCGACGCGGTGATTGTGGATCAGATGATGCCCGATTTGCTTGGAACTCAGCTTGCAGCTCAAATGCTCCGCGTGAAAGATGATATAGCCGTTATTCTGATGACCGGGCAGGGGCACCTGATCACACTTGAAGAGGTCCGCGCAAGTGGAGTAAGGGCCACGCTCATCAAACCGGTTCTGAGGGACCGGCTTCAAGTTACTCTGAACCAAGTGCTGCGCTAA